Genomic segment of Candidatus Binatus sp.:
TCGAGCTTCAACGGCTCGCCGAGGCGCGGACTCACCGTCAGCTCGAGCGGCGTCGCGCGCGCCGCCGCCCGCTCATGCTCGCGGAGTCGCGCGATCGTTGTGCGCATCTCCGCGATACTCTCGGCGATCCCGTACCAGCCGTCGCCGATATTCGCGGCCCGCTTGAGCGACGGCTCGGTATGACCGCCGAGCACGATCGGCGGATGAGGTTTCTGGACCGGCTTTGGCATGAACCTGATCCCTTCCACGCTAATCGTTTTGCCGTGATAGACCGGATCTTCTTTGGTCCACAGTTCCTTCATCAGCGCGACGTACTCGCGCGTGCGCAGCGCCCGATCCTTGAAGTTCATCCCGACCGTCTCGAACTCTTCCTCGAGCCAGCCGATTCCGATTCCAAAGATAAACCGCCCGCCGGAAAGTACGTCGAGACTCGCGACCGCCTTGGCGGTGGCGAATGCGTTGCGAATCGGCAGCACGTAGATTCCGGTCGCGAGCCGCACCCGCGTCGTGATACCGGCGACGTACGCCAGCGCCAGCATCGGATCGTGCAGCGGAGTCTCCGGCGGCGCGGGCATCCGTCCGCTCGAGGCATACGGATACGGCGACCGATACTTGACCGGCAGCACGATATGCTCGGGAATCCACAGCGATTCGAAATTCAGCTCTTCGGCCTTGCGCGCAATCGCGGCGAGACTGGCCGGCGCCGTCTGGAACAGAAATGTCGCGAATTTCATTTCATCTCACGCTCGATAAGGTTGTGCGAATGCAAATGACTAACGCCTGATGGCAATCCGAGAATGTCGGTTGAGCCGGACTCAGCTCA
This window contains:
- a CDS encoding LLM class F420-dependent oxidoreductase, which translates into the protein MKFATFLFQTAPASLAAIARKAEELNFESLWIPEHIVLPVKYRSPYPYASSGRMPAPPETPLHDPMLALAYVAGITTRVRLATGIYVLPIRNAFATAKAVASLDVLSGGRFIFGIGIGWLEEEFETVGMNFKDRALRTREYVALMKELWTKEDPVYHGKTISVEGIRFMPKPVQKPHPPIVLGGHTEPSLKRAANIGDGWYGIAESIAEMRTTIARLREHERAAARATPLELTVSPRLGEPLKL